The Brevundimonas sp. SORGH_AS_0993 genome segment ACCACCTCGAAAGGCCGATCCTCGACCACGGCGACCTCGGGCGCGCGCCCCTTCACCTGACCCAGCAGGACGAACAGGCCGATCTCGACGGCGGCCACACCGACGAAGATCGCCGGGGCGCGCCAGCGGCGCAGGTTTCGGGCGGTGTCGGCCGGTGCGGTTTCGGACATCGGAGCCTTCAACGCCCGACGCCGGATTTGGTCACGCCAAGGCTTCGTCGATGGCCCTGGCGACCGACTCGATGGAGCCCATGCCATCCACTTCCGTCAGCTTCCCCTGCCCCTGGTAATAGGGCAGCAGCGGCGCGGTGTTGCGGTTGTAGGCGTCCAGACGAACCTTGAAGGATTCGGGATTGTCGTCGGGCCGCCCCTGTTCGGCGAACCGTTTGGCGATCCGGTCGGTCAAGGCCGCGTCGTCGACCTTCAGCCGAACGACGGCGTCGATCCGGGCGCCGCGCTGGGCCAGCATGGCGTCCAGCGCCTCGGCCTGGGCCACGGTGCGGGGAAAGCCGTCGAAGATCGCGCCGCCGGCGGCCTCGGCTTCCGGCAGGCGATCCTCGATCAGGGCGATGACGATCTCGTCCGTCACCAGATCGCCGCGCGCCAGCACGTCCTTGACCTTGACCCCCAGTTCCGAGCCCGAGGCGATGGCCGCGCGCAGCATGTCGCCGGTGGAGAGCTGGACCATGCCCTTCTCTTCCACCAGCCGCTTGGCCTGGGTGCCCTTGCCCGCCGCCGGCGGTCCGAACAGGATCAAGTTCACGCTTCAGCTCCCCTAGACGTCTTCAACCCGCTGCGATCAGCGACGCACCGGCGTGGGCGCGCCACGCCCGCCGCGCCCGCGCAGCTTGGCCTTCTTGATCAGCCCCTCGTACTGGTGCGCCAGCAGCTGCGACTGGATCTGCGCCACCGTGTCCATCGTGACGGACACTACGATCAGGATCGACGTACCGCCGAAATACAGGCTGTTGCCGAACTGGCTGACGATGAACTCGGGCAGCAGGCAGACCGCGGTGATATAGGCCGCGCCGATCACCGTCAGGCGGGTCAGGACATAGTCCAGATAGTCCGCCGTGCGCTTGCCCGGGCGGATGCCCGGCAGGAAGCCGCCGTATTTGCGCAGGTTCTCGGCCGTCTCCTCCGGATTGAAGGTGATCGAGGTGTAGAAGAAGCAGAAGAAGATGATCAGGGCGGCGTACAGCGCCATGAACAGGGGCTGGCCATGCGTCAGCTGCGCCGTCAGCAGCGGCAGCCAGCTCAGCCAGCTGGGCAGATCGGCGCCCGCCGTCATGGTCGCCACGGTCGTCGGCAGCATCAGCAGCGACGAAGCGAAGATCGGCGGAATGACCCCGGCGGTGTTGACCTTCAGCGGCAGGAACGAACGCTCTCCGCCGGCCATGCGATTGCCTTCCTGGCGCTTCGGATACTGGATCAGCAGGCGGCGCTGGGCGCGTTCCATGAAGACGATGAAGACCACGGTCGCCACCGCCAGGATGGCGATAAAGAACAGGGCGAAGGGTGACATCTGGCCCTGTTGGGCCAGGCTCAGCAGCCGCACGATGGTGGACGGCAGAACCGCCACGATGCCCGCGAAGATGATCAGGGAGATGCCGTTGCCGACGCCGCGCGCCGTCACCTGCTCGCCCAGCCACATCAGGAACATGGTGCCGCCCGTCAGGGTCACGACCGTGGAGACGATGAAGAAGATTCCGGGATTGTCGACCAGACCGGCCTGGGCGTTCAGCCCCGCCGCGATGCCGAACGACTGCGCCAGCGCCAGGAACACCGTCAGATAGCGGGTGTACTGGTTCAACTGCTTGCGGCCGCTTTCGCCGCCTTCCTTCTTCAGCTTCTCCCAAGGCGGATACACCGTGCCCATCAACTGCACGATGATCGACGCCGAGATGTAGGGCATCACGTTCAGCGCGAAGATAGCCATCCGTTCGACGGCGCCGCCCGAGAACATGTTGAACATGTCCAGGATGCCGCGCTGACCCGACGGGTCCTGGAAGAACTGCAGGAAGGCCTGCGAATTGATGCCCGGGATCGGCACATAGGTGCCGATGCGATAAACTAGCAGGGCGCCCAGCGTGAACAGCAGGCGCTTGTGCAGCTCGGTCGCTTTCGCGAACGAGCCCATGTTCATATTGGCGGCGAGTTGTTCTGCGGCCGAAGCCATCTATGCGTCCCCACGACTGAGAGAGTCGTCAGATAGGCGGAAAGCGGCCCCCATGCGAGGGCCGCTTCCGTTCTTTCGTCGTCGTCGGTGTAATCAGGTCACGGCCCGACGCCGCGACGACGGTGTGATCAGGCCTGGGCGGCGGCGCGCTTGGCGCGGGCCGAGACCTTGTTGGCGTCGCCCTTGGGCGCCTTGGCGGCCGGAGCCTTGCCCTTGGCGGCGTTGCGCTTCTCGACGCGCGCGGCGGCCTTGGCCTCGGCTTCGATCCGTTGTTCGACGACCGAACCGCCGGCGGCTTCGATGGCCTTCTTGGCGCCGGCCGTGGCCGACCAGACGACCAAGTTCAGCTTGGCCTTGATCTCGCCGGTGCCCAGCAGGCGCACGCCGTCCTTGACGCGACGGATCACGCCGGCGGCGACCAGGGCGTCGCCCTTGATTTCCGAGGCGGCGTCCAGCTTGCCGGCGTCGATGGCGTCCTGCAGGCGCCACAGGTTCACCTCGGCCAGCTTCAGGGCGTTCGGATTGTTGAAGCCGCGCTTGGGCATGCGCATGTACAGCGGCATCTGGCCGCCTTCGAAGCCCAGCAGGCTGACGCCGGTGCGCGACTTCTGGCCCTTGACGCCGCGACCGGCGGTCTTGCCCTTGCCCGAACCGGGGCCGCGGCCGACCCGCATGCGCTTCTTGTGGGCGCCTTCGTTGTCGCGGATTTCATTCAGTTTCATGTGCCTGATCCTTTCGGGTGCTAGCGCCCGGACATCGTCCGGACTCGGCTCGGAAAAAAGAAAACGGCGAGTGGCGAGTGTTGAGCGACGAGTCAAGGAAAATCGGCCTAGCCGGTCCTGACCCGCGCGCCACTCGCCACTCGCCACTCGCCACTTCGCGTAGCGATAACGGCTTACTTCTCGACCACTTCCACCAGGTGGTGGACCTTGGCGATCATGCCGCGAACCGAGGGGGTGTCCTCCAGGGTCGATTCACGACCCAGACGGTTCAGCCCCAGGCCCACCAGGGTGGCGCGCTGGTCGTTCTTGCGGCGGATCGGCGAACCGATCTGCTTGATGGTGACGGTCTTCTTCTCGGCCATGTCTTAGGACTCCACGGCTTCGGGCGCCGAGGCGCCGTCGTTGCGGCGGCCCATCAGGTCGGCGACCTTCTTGCCGCGCTTCGAAGCCACCTGACGGGGCGACGACTGGACCTTCAGAGCTTCGAAGGTGGCGCGGATCATGTTGTAGGGGTTCGACGAGCCGGTCGACTTGCCCACGACGTCCTGGACGCCCAGGGTTTCGAGGACCGCACGCATCGGACCGCCGGCGATGACGCCGGTGCCGGGAGGGGCCGCGCGCATCATGATCTTGCCGGCGCCCCAACGGCCATTGCCGTCATGGTGCAGGGTGCGGTTCTCGCGCAGCGGAACGCGGATCATCGTCTTCTTGGCTTCTTCGGTCGCCTTACGGATGGCTTCCGGCACTTCGCGCGCCTTGCCGTGACCGAAGCCGACGCGGCCCTTGCCGTCGCCGACGACCATCAGGGCCGCGAACGAGAAACGACGGCCGCCCTTGACGGTGGCGGCGACGCGGTTGATGTGCACCAGCTTCTCGATGATGTCGCTTTCGGGGGCGTCGGCCGCCGGAGCGTTGCGGTCACGACGATTGCGATCGCCGCCGCCGCGTTGGGGTTCACGAGCCATGCTTGCCGTCCCTTAGAAGTTCAGGCCGGCTTCACGCGCGGCTTCCGCCAGCGCCTTCACCCGTCCGTGATAGATGTATTCGCCCCGGTCGAAGACGACGTCCTTGACGCCCTTCTCGATGGCGCGTTCGGCGATCAGCTTGCCGATGGCCGAGGCTGCGGCGATGTCCGAACCCTTGGCGCCCTTGCCGCCTTCCAGCGACGAGGCGGCAGCGACCGTGACGCCCTTGGCGTCGTCGATGATCTGCGCCGAGATGTTCTTGTCCGAGCGATAGACCGACAGACGCAGACGACCGTTGGCGACGGCCTTCAGGCGGCGACGGGTGCGCTCGGCGCGGCGCTTGGCTTGTTGTCGAAGAGAGAGAGCCATGACTTACTTCTTCTTGCCTTCCTTGCGACGCACGGTCTCGCCGGCGTAACGGACGCCCTTGCCCTTGTAGGGCTCCGGCGGACGCAGCTTGCGGATGACGGCGGCGATCTGACCGACGGCCTGCTTGTCCGCGCCCGAGATCTTGATCTCGGTCTGCTTGGGAACAGCGAAGCTGACGCCGGCCGGCGGGTTGATGTCGACTTCGTGCGAGAAGCCCAACTGCAGCGACAGGGCGTCGCCCTTCATCGCGGCGCGGTAGCCCACGCCGACCAGTTCCAGCGACTTTTCGAAGCCCGAGGTGACGCCCGTGACCATGTTGTCAACCAGGGTCCGCGACAGGCCCCACATCGCGCGGCCGCGCGGCGTGTCCTGACGCAGGGCCAGCGACAGTTCGTCGCCTTCCTGCTTGACTTCGATCTCTTCGGCGACGGTCCAGGCGCGTTCGCCCTTGGGACCCTTGACCGTGACGTTCTGGCCGTCGAGCGTGACAGTCACGCCCTTCGGCACGGCGATGGTTTTCTTGCCAATACGGGACATATCAGTAGACCCTGCAGAGGACTTCGCCGCCGACGTTGGCGTCGCGCGCGGCGGCGTCGGACATGACGCCCTTCGAAGTCGAAAGGATCGAGATGCCGAGGCCGTTCTTGACGGGCTTCAGATCGCCGATCGCCGAATAGACGCGGCGGCCCGGCTTGGACACGCGCGCGATCTCGGCGATGACGGGCTGACCGTCGAAATACTTCAGCTCGATCTCGAACTGCGGAAACTCACCCGGGTTCTGAACCAGGCTGTAGCCGCGGATGTAACCTTCGTCCTGCAGCACGTCGAGGACGCGCTGGCGCAGACGGGAGGCCGGGGTCAGCACCTTGGAACGCTTGCGGGTCGCCGCGTTCTTGATGCGAGCGATCATGTCGCTCAGGGGATCGTTGATCATCATGACTGTATGCTCCCCTTACCAGCTCGACTTGGTCAGGCCGGGGATCTGCCCCAGGTTGCCCAGTTCGCGCAGCGCGATCCGGCTCATCTTGAGCTTGCGATAGAACGCCCGCGGACGGCCCGTGACTTCGCAGCGGTTGCGAACGCGGGTCGGCGCGGAGTTGCGCGGCAACTCGGCCAGCTTCAGGCGCGCCTCGAAGCGCTCCTCCAGCGGCAGGTTTTCATCGTTGGCGGTCGCCTTCAGGGCGGCCCGCTTCGCGGCATACTTCGCAACCAGGGCCTTGACGGCTTCGTTGCGGTTTACGGCGCTCTTCTTAGCCATTGTTCTCTTCCCTTCCCGCTCAGTTCTTCACGAACGGGAACTTGAACTCGGTGAGGAGAGCCTTGGCTTCCTCATCGGTCTTGGCCGTGGTGCAGACGACAATGTCCATGCCCCACATCTGGTCGATCTGGTCGTAGTTGATTTCCGGGAACACGATGTGTTCCTTCAGACCGGTGGCGTAGTTGCCGCGACCGTCGAAGGACGTGCCCTTCAGACCGCGGAAATCCTTCACGCGCGGCAGCGCGATCGTGATGAACCGATCCAGGAACTCGTACATCTGGTCGCCGCGCAGCGTGACTTTGCCGCCGATGACCATGCCTTCGCGCAGCTTGAAGCCGGCGATGGAGTTACGGGCCTTGGTCGGCACGGCCTTTTGGCCGGCGATGGCCGTCAGATCCTTGAGGGCCGCATTGACCTTCTTGGAATCCGCGACAGCTTCGCCGACGCCCATGTTCAGGACGATCTTGTCCAGCTTGGGCACCTGCATCTCGTTCGTATAGCCGAACTTAGACTTCATCTCCGCACGGATGCGGTTCTGATAGTCCGTCTTCAGGCGGGGGGTGTATTTCTCGGTCGCCATCAGATGACGTCTCCCGTCGTCTTGGCGAAGCGGACCTTCTTGTCCCCTTCGATCTTGAAGCCGACGCGGCTCGCCTTGCCGTTGGCGTCGGCGATGGCGACGTTCGACAGGTGAAGCGAGGCTTCCTTGTTCTTGATGCCGCCTTGCGGATCAGCCTGGCTCGGGCGCGTGTGGCGCTGAACCATGTTGACGCCTTCGACGACGACGCGGTTTTCGGAAGGCAGGACCTTCAGCACGGCGCCCGTGCGGCCCTTGTCCTTGCCGGTGAGGACGACGACGCGGTCGCCCTTCTTGATCTTGGCGGCCATGTTACAGGACCTCCGGAGCCAGCGAGATGATCTTCATGTGGTTCTTGGCGCGCAGCTCGCGCGGAACCGGGCCGAAGATGCGGGTGCCGACCGGCTCGTTCGCCTTGTTGACGATGACGGCGGCCGACTTGTCGAAGCGGATGACCGAGCCATCCTTGCGTTGGATGTCCTTGGCGGTGCGCACGACGATGGCGCGCACGACGTCGCCCTTCTTCACGCGGCCACGCGGGATGGCTTCCTTCACGGAGGCAACGATGGTGTCGCCGATCGAGGCGTAGCGGCGCTTGGAGCCGCCCAACACCTTGATGCACATGACCCGGCGGGCGCCCGAATTATCGGCCACATCCAGGTTAGTTTGCATCTGGATCATAAGATCAGATCCTTCTGATTACGAGGCCGAGGCCGGGGAGAGGACTTCCCAGCGCTTCAGCTTGGACTTCGGGGCGCACTCGACGATGCGAGCGATGTCGCCGACCTTGAGCGCGTTGGCTTCGTCGTGCGCGTGATACTTCTTCGAAAGACGCACGGTCTTCTTCAGAACGGGGTGCAGCAGGGTGCGCTCCACCTTCACGACGACGGTCTTGTCGCCCTTGTCGGACACGACCACGCCTTCGAGAATTCGCTTGGGCATATTCGTTTCCTTACGAGGCCGCACGCTTCTCGCGCAGAAGCGTCGAGATGCGGGCGATGTCTTTGCGCACTTCACCCACGCGGTGGGTCTTTTCCATCTGGCCGGTGGCCGCCTGGAAGCGCAGGTTGAACTGTTCCTTCTTGAGCTTCAGCAGCTCGTCGGCCAGTTGGTCGGTCGTCTGAGACCGCAGATCGGCGATCTTGGTCATTACGCGGCTTCCTCAACGTGAGCGATGCCGGCGTCGATGCGGGTCACGACCTTGGTGCGGACCGGCAGCTTGGCGGCGCCGAGACGGAGCGCTTCGCGGGCGATGTCGTCCGGAACGCCGTCGATTTCAAACAGGATGCGGCCGGGGTGGCAGCGGGCGGCCCAATGGTCCACCGCGCCCTTGCCTTTACCCATCCGGACTTCGGCCGGCTTGCCCGTGACGGGCAGGTCGGGGAAGACGCGGATCCAGACGCGGCCCTGGCGCTTCATCTGGCGGGTGATCGCGCGGCGGGCCGCTTCGATCTGACGCGCCGTGATGCGCTCGGGTTCCAGCGTCTTCAGGCCATACGACCCGAAGTTCAGCGAAAAGCCGCCCTTGGCCGAGCCGTGGATGCGGCCCTTGAAGGCCTTGCGGTACTTGGTCTTCTTCGGTTGCAACATGACTTAGTTCTCACGTCCCCGGTCGCGACGCGGACCGCGGTCGCCACGGGGGCCGCCGCGTTCGCGGCCTTCGTTCGAGGACGGACCCGACGCTTCCTGGGCCCAACGCTTGTCCTGGGCCATCGGGTCGTGCTCCAGCACCTCGCCCTTGAACACCCAGACCTTCACGCCGATGATGCCGTAGGTCGTCTTGGCTTCGTAGAAGCCGTAGTCGATGTCGGCGCGCAGCGTGTGAAGCGGCACGCGACCTTCGCGGTACCATTCCATACGCGCGATTTCCGCGCCGCCCAGACGACCCGAGACGTTCATCCGGATGCCCTTGGCGCCCAGACGCATGGCCGACTGCATGGCGCGCTTCATGGCGCGACGGAAGGCCACGCGGCGTTCCAGCTGCTGGGCGATGTTCTCGGCGATCAGTTGCGCGTCGGTTTCCGGCTTGCGGACTTCGATGATGTTCAGGTGAACCTCACCCTCGGTCCGGGCCGAGATGTCCTTGCGCAGCTTCTCGATGTCCGCGCCCTTCTTGCCGATCACGACGCCCGGACGGGCGGCGTAGATGGTGATGCGGCACTTCTTGTGCGGGCGCTCGATGATGATGCGCGACACGCCGGCGGCCGACAGGCGTTCCCGCAGCCACTCGCGCAGCTTCAGGTCCTGGTGCAGCAGGCGGGAATAGTCGGCGCCGGCGGCGAACCAGCGGCTGTCCCACGTGCGGTTCACGCCGAGGCGCAGACCGACCGGATTGATTTTCTGTCCCATCAGGCGGCCTCGCCGGCTTCGCGGACCACGATGGTGATCTCGCTGAACGGTTTCAGGATGCGCGACGAGCGACCACGAGCGCGGCTCGCGAAACGCTTCATCACCAGGTTCTTGCCCACGAAGGCCTCGGCGACGACCAGATTGTCGATGTCGAGGTTGTGGTTGTTCTCGGCGTTGGAGATCGCCGAATACAGGACCTTGCGGACGTCGCCGGCGATGCGCTTACGGCTGAATTCCAGCTCGTTCAGCGCCTTCTGAACCGGCATGCCGCGGATCGAGGCGGCCACCAGGTTCAGCTTCTGCGGGCTGATCCGCACGTTCACCAGCTTGGCGCGAGCTTCGGTCTGACCGACGCGGCGCGTGTTCTTGGTCTGGGCCATCGGTTACTTCCTCTTGGCCTTCTTGTCCGCCGCGTGGCCGGGGAAGTTCCGGGTCGGGGCGAACTCGCCGAGCTTCATGCCGACCATCTCTTCCGAGACCGACACGGGCACATGCTTCTGGCCGTTATGCACGCCGAACGTCAGACCGACGAACTGCGGCAGGATGGTGGAGCGGCGCGACCAGGTCTTGATCACGTCCTTGCGGCCCGACGATTGAACGGCGTCGGCCTTCTTGAGCAGATACCCGTCGACAAACGGGCCTTTCCAGGAGGAGCGGGCCATTCTTAGCGAGCCTTCTTAACGTGGCGGGTACGGATGATGAACTTGTCCGTAGCCTTGTTCTTGCGGGTACGGGTGCCCTTGGTGTCCTTGCCCCACGGCGTGACGGGGGTGCGACCACCAGAGGTCCGGCCTTCACCACCACCGTGCGGGTGGTCGATCGGGTTCATGGCGACGCCGCGGACGTGCGGACGCCAGCCCATGTGACGCTTGCGACCGGCCTTGCCCAGGTTCTGGTTCATGTGGTCGGGGTTCGAAACCGCGCCCACCGTGGCGATGCAGCCGTCCAGGACCATGCGCAGCTCGCCCGAGCCGAGACGGATCTGGGCGTAGCCCTGATCGCGGCCGACCAGCTGGGCGTAGGCGCCGGCCGAACGGGCCAGCTGGGCGCCCTTGCCGGGCTTCATCTCGATGTTGTGGATGATCGTACCCACCGGCATCGAACGCAGCGGCATGGCGTTGCCCGGCTTCACGTCGGTCTTTTCGCCCGCGATGATCGTGTCGCCCGCCTTAAGGCGTTGCGGCGCGATGATGTAGGTCTTCTCGCCGTCGGCATATGTCACCAGGGCGATGAAGGCCGTGCGGTTCGGATCGTATTCCAGACGCTCGACCGTGCCGACCACGTCCCACTTGCGACGCTTGAAGTCGATCTTGCGGTACAGGGTCTTGGCGCCGCCGCCACGGAAGCGGACCGCGATGCGACCGCCCTGCCCGCGTCCGCCCGACTTGGTCAGGCCCTCGGTCAGCGACTTTTCCGGACGGCCCTTGTGAAGTTCCGAACGGTCGACCAGCACGAGGGCGCGACGGCCCGGCGAAGTCGGATTGTAGGTTTTCAAGGCCATCTGATCAGAGCCCCGTGGTGACGTCGATCGACTGGCCGTCAGCCAGGGTCACGATCGCTTTTTTGATATCGACGCGACGACCGAGGATGCCCCGGAAGCGCTTGGTCTTGCCCTTTTGGACCAGGGTATTGACCTTGACGACGTTGACTTTGAACAAGCTTTCGACCGCTGCTGCGATCTCGTCCTTGGACGCCGTGTCGGCGACGCGGAAGACGACCTTGTTCTGCTCGGACAGGATCGTGGCCTTTTCGGTGATCACCGGGGCCAGGATGGTGTCGTAGTGCTTGGCGGTAGGTTGAGCGGCCATTACGCGGCTTCCTTGTCGCTGAAGCGGGCTTCGATCGCCTCGACGGCGGCCTTGGTCAGCACCAGCTTTTCGGCCCGCAGGATGTCATAGACGTTCAGGCCGGCGTTCGGCAGCACGTCGATGTGCGGGATGTTGCGGGCGGCCAGGCCGAAGTTGGCGTCGACTTCCGGACCCGCGATGATCAGGGCCTTGGTCCAGCCCAGCTTGCCGAAGGTCTCGCGCAGGGCGGCCGTCTTGGCTTCCTTGACCGAGACGCTGTCGACCAGGATCAGGTCGCCGGACTTGGCCTTGGAGGACAGGGCGTGCTTCAGAGCCAGGGCGCGGATCTTCTTCGGCAGCGAGAAGCCGTGGTCGCGGACGACCGGACCGAACGCGCGCGAGCCGCCGACGAACTGCGGCGCACGGCGCGAACCGTGACGAGCGCCGCCGGTGCCCTTCTGCTTGTACATCTTCTTGCCCGTG includes the following:
- a CDS encoding adenylate kinase translates to MNLILFGPPAAGKGTQAKRLVEEKGMVQLSTGDMLRAAIASGSELGVKVKDVLARGDLVTDEIVIALIEDRLPEAEAAGGAIFDGFPRTVAQAEALDAMLAQRGARIDAVVRLKVDDAALTDRIAKRFAEQGRPDDNPESFKVRLDAYNRNTAPLLPYYQGQGKLTEVDGMGSIESVARAIDEALA
- the secY gene encoding preprotein translocase subunit SecY, with the protein product MASAAEQLAANMNMGSFAKATELHKRLLFTLGALLVYRIGTYVPIPGINSQAFLQFFQDPSGQRGILDMFNMFSGGAVERMAIFALNVMPYISASIIVQLMGTVYPPWEKLKKEGGESGRKQLNQYTRYLTVFLALAQSFGIAAGLNAQAGLVDNPGIFFIVSTVVTLTGGTMFLMWLGEQVTARGVGNGISLIIFAGIVAVLPSTIVRLLSLAQQGQMSPFALFFIAILAVATVVFIVFMERAQRRLLIQYPKRQEGNRMAGGERSFLPLKVNTAGVIPPIFASSLLMLPTTVATMTAGADLPSWLSWLPLLTAQLTHGQPLFMALYAALIIFFCFFYTSITFNPEETAENLRKYGGFLPGIRPGKRTADYLDYVLTRLTVIGAAYITAVCLLPEFIVSQFGNSLYFGGTSILIVVSVTMDTVAQIQSQLLAHQYEGLIKKAKLRGRGGRGAPTPVRR
- the rpmD gene encoding 50S ribosomal protein L30 codes for the protein MAEKKTVTIKQIGSPIRRKNDQRATLVGLGLNRLGRESTLEDTPSVRGMIAKVHHLVEVVEK
- the rpsE gene encoding 30S ribosomal protein S5 — encoded protein: MAREPQRGGGDRNRRDRNAPAADAPESDIIEKLVHINRVAATVKGGRRFSFAALMVVGDGKGRVGFGHGKAREVPEAIRKATEEAKKTMIRVPLRENRTLHHDGNGRWGAGKIMMRAAPPGTGVIAGGPMRAVLETLGVQDVVGKSTGSSNPYNMIRATFEALKVQSSPRQVASKRGKKVADLMGRRNDGASAPEAVES
- the rplR gene encoding 50S ribosomal protein L18 — encoded protein: MALSLRQQAKRRAERTRRRLKAVANGRLRLSVYRSDKNISAQIIDDAKGVTVAAASSLEGGKGAKGSDIAAASAIGKLIAERAIEKGVKDVVFDRGEYIYHGRVKALAEAAREAGLNF
- the rplF gene encoding 50S ribosomal protein L6, giving the protein MSRIGKKTIAVPKGVTVTLDGQNVTVKGPKGERAWTVAEEIEVKQEGDELSLALRQDTPRGRAMWGLSRTLVDNMVTGVTSGFEKSLELVGVGYRAAMKGDALSLQLGFSHEVDINPPAGVSFAVPKQTEIKISGADKQAVGQIAAVIRKLRPPEPYKGKGVRYAGETVRRKEGKKK
- the rpsH gene encoding 30S ribosomal protein S8; the encoded protein is MMINDPLSDMIARIKNAATRKRSKVLTPASRLRQRVLDVLQDEGYIRGYSLVQNPGEFPQFEIELKYFDGQPVIAEIARVSKPGRRVYSAIGDLKPVKNGLGISILSTSKGVMSDAAARDANVGGEVLCRVY
- the rpsN gene encoding 30S ribosomal protein S14 — encoded protein: MAKKSAVNRNEAVKALVAKYAAKRAALKATANDENLPLEERFEARLKLAELPRNSAPTRVRNRCEVTGRPRAFYRKLKMSRIALRELGNLGQIPGLTKSSW
- the rplE gene encoding 50S ribosomal protein L5, which translates into the protein MATEKYTPRLKTDYQNRIRAEMKSKFGYTNEMQVPKLDKIVLNMGVGEAVADSKKVNAALKDLTAIAGQKAVPTKARNSIAGFKLREGMVIGGKVTLRGDQMYEFLDRFITIALPRVKDFRGLKGTSFDGRGNYATGLKEHIVFPEINYDQIDQMWGMDIVVCTTAKTDEEAKALLTEFKFPFVKN
- the rplX gene encoding 50S ribosomal protein L24, with translation MAAKIKKGDRVVVLTGKDKGRTGAVLKVLPSENRVVVEGVNMVQRHTRPSQADPQGGIKNKEASLHLSNVAIADANGKASRVGFKIEGDKKVRFAKTTGDVI
- the rplN gene encoding 50S ribosomal protein L14, which produces MIQMQTNLDVADNSGARRVMCIKVLGGSKRRYASIGDTIVASVKEAIPRGRVKKGDVVRAIVVRTAKDIQRKDGSVIRFDKSAAVIVNKANEPVGTRIFGPVPRELRAKNHMKIISLAPEVL
- the rpsQ gene encoding 30S ribosomal protein S17 — protein: MPKRILEGVVVSDKGDKTVVVKVERTLLHPVLKKTVRLSKKYHAHDEANALKVGDIARIVECAPKSKLKRWEVLSPASAS
- the rpmC gene encoding 50S ribosomal protein L29 → MTKIADLRSQTTDQLADELLKLKKEQFNLRFQAATGQMEKTHRVGEVRKDIARISTLLREKRAAS
- the rplP gene encoding 50S ribosomal protein L16 — protein: MLQPKKTKYRKAFKGRIHGSAKGGFSLNFGSYGLKTLEPERITARQIEAARRAITRQMKRQGRVWIRVFPDLPVTGKPAEVRMGKGKGAVDHWAARCHPGRILFEIDGVPDDIAREALRLGAAKLPVRTKVVTRIDAGIAHVEEAA
- the rpsC gene encoding 30S ribosomal protein S3, with amino-acid sequence MGQKINPVGLRLGVNRTWDSRWFAAGADYSRLLHQDLKLREWLRERLSAAGVSRIIIERPHKKCRITIYAARPGVVIGKKGADIEKLRKDISARTEGEVHLNIIEVRKPETDAQLIAENIAQQLERRVAFRRAMKRAMQSAMRLGAKGIRMNVSGRLGGAEIARMEWYREGRVPLHTLRADIDYGFYEAKTTYGIIGVKVWVFKGEVLEHDPMAQDKRWAQEASGPSSNEGRERGGPRGDRGPRRDRGREN
- the rplV gene encoding 50S ribosomal protein L22 encodes the protein MAQTKNTRRVGQTEARAKLVNVRISPQKLNLVAASIRGMPVQKALNELEFSRKRIAGDVRKVLYSAISNAENNHNLDIDNLVVAEAFVGKNLVMKRFASRARGRSSRILKPFSEITIVVREAGEAA
- the rpsS gene encoding 30S ribosomal protein S19; the encoded protein is MARSSWKGPFVDGYLLKKADAVQSSGRKDVIKTWSRRSTILPQFVGLTFGVHNGQKHVPVSVSEEMVGMKLGEFAPTRNFPGHAADKKAKRK
- the rplB gene encoding 50S ribosomal protein L2 — encoded protein: MALKTYNPTSPGRRALVLVDRSELHKGRPEKSLTEGLTKSGGRGQGGRIAVRFRGGGAKTLYRKIDFKRRKWDVVGTVERLEYDPNRTAFIALVTYADGEKTYIIAPQRLKAGDTIIAGEKTDVKPGNAMPLRSMPVGTIIHNIEMKPGKGAQLARSAGAYAQLVGRDQGYAQIRLGSGELRMVLDGCIATVGAVSNPDHMNQNLGKAGRKRHMGWRPHVRGVAMNPIDHPHGGGEGRTSGGRTPVTPWGKDTKGTRTRKNKATDKFIIRTRHVKKAR
- a CDS encoding 50S ribosomal protein L23, yielding MAAQPTAKHYDTILAPVITEKATILSEQNKVVFRVADTASKDEIAAAVESLFKVNVVKVNTLVQKGKTKRFRGILGRRVDIKKAIVTLADGQSIDVTTGL
- the rplD gene encoding 50S ribosomal protein L4; translated protein: MKLSVIQLDGKAAGDLDLSDAVFGISDIRGDILARTVNWQLAKRRAGTHKVQTRNENSRTGKKMYKQKGTGGARHGSRRAPQFVGGSRAFGPVVRDHGFSLPKKIRALALKHALSSKAKSGDLILVDSVSVKEAKTAALRETFGKLGWTKALIIAGPEVDANFGLAARNIPHIDVLPNAGLNVYDILRAEKLVLTKAAVEAIEARFSDKEAA